In Gossypium arboreum isolate Shixiya-1 chromosome 5, ASM2569848v2, whole genome shotgun sequence, a single genomic region encodes these proteins:
- the LOC108450425 gene encoding uncharacterized protein LOC108450425: MKIHEVWVVKRIIWYQILYQGYCTFSSLPSFNSVQVNFIPNPKMASPTCFYLLFLSLLSQTQLSFSTTYTQIDHGRPLVTSIADVHDLLPKYGLPKGIVPNNVKSYTLSSTGDFTIELESTCYVQFDDLVYYDKTISGKLSYGAVHDVFGIQAKKLFLWLPVTGIEVNGKSGMVQFFVGAFSKEFPAVQFEDIPVCKRKAVLRADLFASM, translated from the coding sequence ATGAAAATTCATGAAGTTTGGGTAGTGAAAAGAATCATCTGGTACCAAATTTTATATCAAGGCTATTGCACATTTTCTTCCCTGCCAAGTTTCAACTCTGTCCAAGTCAATTTCATCCCCAACCCAAAAATGGCATCTCCAACCTGCTTCTACCTTCTTTTCCTCTCCCTCCTCTCTCAAACCCAACTCTCCTTTTCCACTACCTACACACAAATCGATCACGGCCGTCCGTTGGTCACCTCAATCGCTGATGTGCACGATCTGCTGCCAAAGTACGGCCTTCCTAAGGGTATCGTTCCCAACAACGTCAAGTCTTACACCCTTTCATCCACCGGAGACTTCACCATCGAGTTGGAAAGCACCTGCTATGTTCAGTTTGATGACCTTGTTTACTATGACAAAACCATCAGTGGAAAGCTAAGTTACGGGGCTGTGCACGATGTGTTTGGGATTCAAGCTAAGAAGCTCTTCTTATGGTTGCCTGTTACTGGTATTGAGGTTAATGGCAAATCAGGTATGGTTCAGTTCTTCGTTGGAGCTTTTTCTAAGGAGTTTCCAGCTGTACAGTTTGAAGATATTCCGGTTTGTAAGAGGAAGGCTGTTCTGAGGGCTGACCTGTTTGCTTCTATGTGA